One Verrucomicrobiaceae bacterium genomic window carries:
- a CDS encoding 50S ribosomal protein L11 methyltransferase, translating into MHIWSKLSASKWADAWEERFAGATDVNLVITSIPGRDTVRVEIYCPTKRRADSIQKMWGGSVRELKNQNWAAMASKATPPLKVRETFVITTARNEAEIAKNRREYPGREIIAIPADMAFGTGHHETTSTVLRLLVDAAKPLQAAKRPWSLADLGCGSGILAIAAMKLGAKDAWGCDYDPAAVRISKENAKRNLTPKIRFERVDVLEWTPPRQWDIVAANIFHDVLEAAFPRIAAAVAPGGLLILSGILHTQADTCLKAGKKAGFKPTEVIRRGKWVTMIGKVRGK; encoded by the coding sequence ATGCACATTTGGTCCAAACTCTCTGCCTCAAAGTGGGCTGACGCCTGGGAAGAACGTTTCGCGGGTGCTACGGATGTGAATCTGGTCATCACGAGCATCCCTGGCCGTGATACCGTGCGTGTGGAAATCTACTGTCCCACAAAAAGGCGAGCCGACTCGATCCAAAAAATGTGGGGAGGCAGTGTGCGTGAGCTGAAGAATCAAAATTGGGCCGCCATGGCCTCCAAGGCCACTCCGCCGCTGAAGGTGCGTGAGACCTTCGTCATCACCACCGCACGCAATGAGGCCGAAATCGCCAAAAACCGCCGTGAATATCCTGGACGCGAAATCATCGCCATTCCGGCCGATATGGCCTTTGGCACCGGACATCATGAAACGACTTCCACCGTGCTGAGGCTGCTGGTGGATGCTGCAAAGCCCCTCCAGGCTGCCAAACGTCCCTGGAGCCTCGCGGACTTGGGCTGTGGCAGTGGCATATTAGCCATCGCGGCGATGAAGCTCGGTGCAAAGGATGCCTGGGGCTGTGATTACGACCCTGCTGCCGTGCGAATCTCCAAAGAGAACGCCAAGCGCAATCTCACGCCGAAGATCCGCTTTGAGCGTGTCGATGTGCTGGAGTGGACACCACCGCGCCAGTGGGACATCGTCGCTGCAAATATCTTCCATGATGTCTTGGAAGCCGCTTTCCCGCGCATCGCGGCAGCCGTGGCTCCAGGCGGACTGCTCATTTTATCTGGCATCCTACACACTCAGGCAGACACCTGCCTCAAAGCCGGCAAAAAAGCAGGATTCAAGCCCACAGAAGTCATTCGCCGTGGCAAATGGGTCACCATGATCGGCAAGGTGCGTGGAAAGTAA
- a CDS encoding TIM barrel protein has protein sequence MGKIQFGSEVYTWFMQGTGKGYDNKLDHMIQVAAEAGFTGIEPMVLEISTSALGCSKYWLGPQIDPIKMKDSLQKHKMQLAGLALVCAWDGETEAPNEKEAADFAIDYLKHFPGAMLGTVTLPSGRTKDLQKRRLNVAKNINAVSQRAHDAGLKCSYHPNSPPASLVRTQEDYDVVLSSLDPKVTGWTPDVGHIIRGGMDVIATLNKWQHLVNHIHYKDFSGNGAEPWAQMGTGKLDFHKITEWLVARNYEGWIICEDEAHCAVDDPDGVTKQNGQWCKDNLHPIVA, from the coding sequence ATGGGCAAAATCCAATTTGGCTCCGAAGTCTATACCTGGTTCATGCAGGGCACAGGCAAAGGCTACGACAATAAACTCGACCACATGATCCAGGTGGCCGCCGAAGCAGGCTTCACCGGTATCGAACCGATGGTGCTCGAAATCTCCACCAGCGCTCTCGGCTGCTCGAAGTACTGGCTCGGCCCACAGATCGACCCCATCAAAATGAAGGACAGCCTTCAAAAGCACAAAATGCAACTCGCAGGCCTCGCGCTCGTTTGCGCCTGGGATGGTGAAACCGAGGCTCCGAATGAAAAGGAAGCCGCAGACTTCGCCATCGACTACCTGAAGCACTTCCCCGGAGCCATGCTCGGCACCGTGACGCTGCCCTCTGGCCGCACCAAAGATCTGCAAAAGCGCCGCCTCAATGTGGCCAAAAACATCAATGCGGTCTCCCAGCGTGCGCATGATGCCGGCCTGAAGTGCTCCTACCACCCGAACAGCCCGCCCGCCTCCCTGGTCCGCACTCAGGAGGACTACGATGTCGTCCTCAGCAGCCTCGATCCGAAAGTCACTGGCTGGACGCCTGATGTCGGCCATATCATCCGTGGTGGCATGGATGTCATCGCCACACTCAATAAGTGGCAGCACCTGGTCAATCACATCCACTACAAGGACTTCTCTGGCAATGGAGCCGAGCCCTGGGCCCAGATGGGCACGGGCAAACTCGACTTCCATAAGATCACCGAGTGGCTCGTCGCCCGGAACTATGAAGGCTGGATCATCTGCGAAGATGAAGCTCACTGCGCCGTGGATGACCCCGATGGTGTCACCAAGCAGAATGGCCAGTGGTGCAAAGACAACCTGCACCCCATCGTCGCCTAA
- a CDS encoding Gfo/Idh/MocA family oxidoreductase yields the protein MTPLHHLRAGIIGTGFIGPVHIEALKRLGIPVQGICGSSKSARKTGELWGIPEVYGDYDHEAMYASPNIDVVHITSPNKVHVEQCLQALEMGKHVICEKPLGMTTQETALVVEAVRKGGKKGPVFAVNYMCRFFPAILQMRAMIARGDLGQIIHVQGHFFQDWLLHETDYNWRVLASEGGKLRAVGDIGTHWIDAVSFVLGAKATNVFAHIETFHKTRKRPKGEVQTFAKVDPAKMIDYKVDTEDFGSVLLKFGKAKHGHANGVHANASISQVAAGWKCSLSFGIYGTQGSVRWDLQQPNEIHVGRRDEPNQVLQRGTPGFLEDVANFTDYPGGHPEGFSDAHKMHYRAVYEHIASGKKTEPLFATAADGHHEVKLCEAILQSSKSKSWVGV from the coding sequence ATGACCCCTCTCCACCACCTCCGCGCCGGCATCATCGGCACTGGCTTCATCGGCCCCGTGCACATCGAGGCCCTGAAGCGCCTCGGCATCCCCGTCCAGGGCATCTGCGGCTCCTCCAAGAGCGCACGCAAAACCGGCGAGCTCTGGGGCATCCCTGAGGTCTATGGCGACTACGATCACGAGGCCATGTACGCCAGCCCGAACATCGACGTCGTCCACATCACCTCACCGAACAAAGTCCACGTCGAGCAGTGCCTCCAGGCGCTGGAAATGGGAAAGCACGTCATCTGCGAAAAACCGCTCGGCATGACCACGCAGGAAACCGCGCTCGTCGTCGAAGCCGTGCGCAAAGGCGGCAAAAAAGGCCCCGTCTTCGCGGTGAACTACATGTGCCGCTTCTTCCCCGCCATCCTGCAAATGCGGGCCATGATCGCCCGCGGGGATCTAGGCCAGATCATCCACGTCCAAGGCCACTTTTTCCAAGACTGGCTGCTGCATGAAACCGACTACAACTGGCGCGTGCTCGCCAGCGAAGGCGGCAAACTCCGCGCCGTCGGCGACATCGGCACCCACTGGATCGACGCCGTCAGCTTCGTCCTCGGAGCCAAGGCCACCAACGTCTTCGCCCACATCGAGACCTTCCATAAAACCCGCAAGCGCCCCAAAGGCGAGGTGCAGACCTTCGCCAAAGTCGATCCCGCCAAAATGATCGACTACAAAGTCGATACCGAAGACTTCGGCAGCGTGCTCCTCAAATTCGGCAAAGCCAAACATGGCCACGCCAACGGCGTCCATGCCAATGCCAGCATCTCCCAAGTCGCCGCCGGCTGGAAATGCAGCCTCAGCTTTGGCATCTACGGCACCCAAGGCAGCGTCCGCTGGGACCTCCAGCAACCGAACGAAATCCACGTCGGTCGCCGCGATGAACCCAATCAAGTGCTGCAACGCGGCACCCCCGGCTTCCTGGAAGACGTCGCCAACTTCACTGACTACCCCGGCGGGCACCCCGAGGGCTTCAGCGATGCCCATAAGATGCACTACCGCGCCGTCTATGAGCACATCGCCAGCGGCAAAAAAACCGAGCCCCTCTTCGCCACCGCCGCCGACGGCCACCACGAAGTCAAACTCTGCGAAGCCATCCTCCAAAGCTCCAAATCCAAGAGCTGGGTCGGTGTGTGA
- a CDS encoding helix-turn-helix transcriptional regulator: MRHKPSFSLTPAQVICRCREEGHRDICAGQVLALRACMMELDWNISELADHSHVSRPMLSELLAMKKIATADVWDPVAECLGMRLHAFDLLAQHCLDAELSL; encoded by the coding sequence ATGAGGCACAAACCGTCGTTTTCGCTGACTCCGGCGCAGGTGATCTGTCGCTGCCGGGAGGAGGGGCATCGTGACATCTGTGCGGGGCAGGTGCTGGCGCTGCGGGCTTGCATGATGGAGCTGGACTGGAATATCAGCGAGCTGGCGGATCACTCCCATGTTTCGAGGCCGATGCTTTCGGAACTGCTGGCGATGAAGAAGATCGCCACGGCGGATGTTTGGGACCCTGTGGCGGAGTGCCTGGGGATGCGGCTGCATGCCTTCGATTTACTGGCGCAGCATTGCCTGGACGCGGAACTGTCGCTATAG
- a CDS encoding DUF1501 domain-containing protein has translation MKTLQNELHSEYRHYLKRRWFFKECGVGLASIAARDLMAQEVPPLSIKQPGYLPKAKRVIYLFMGGAPSHLELFDHKPELAKWDGKLPPAELLKGYRAAFINPNSKLLGPKFKFARHGQCGAEISELLPHTAKLADDLTIVRSMKTDAFNHAPAQILMSTGSMQFGRPSFGAWTLYGLGTENQDLPGYVVMQSGQKGPSGGLSNFGCGFLPTVYSGVPFRSAGDPVLFLSNPKGIDEATQRDTLDVLKQLNEEKLAATGDPEIATRINSFELAYRMQKTAPEVMDISKEPKHILDMYGAKPGEGSFANNCLLARRLIESGVRFVQLFHEAWDHHGGLVGGLKTQCQLTDQPAAALVRDLKQRGLLEDTLVIWGGEFGRTPMVQGGTDGRDHHPNCFSMWFAGGGMKPGLTYGQSDEFGFNVTQDAVHVHDLHATLLHLLGFDHTKLNRRFQGLDMRLTGVAGEVVPALLA, from the coding sequence ATGAAGACACTCCAGAACGAGCTCCATTCCGAGTACCGCCACTACCTGAAGCGCCGGTGGTTTTTCAAAGAATGCGGCGTGGGGCTAGCCAGCATCGCGGCACGCGATCTGATGGCCCAGGAGGTGCCGCCGCTCTCCATCAAGCAGCCTGGCTATCTGCCAAAGGCGAAACGCGTCATCTATCTCTTCATGGGCGGTGCACCCAGTCATCTGGAGCTTTTTGATCACAAACCAGAGCTCGCCAAGTGGGATGGCAAGCTGCCGCCTGCGGAGCTGCTGAAGGGCTACCGTGCTGCCTTCATCAATCCGAATAGCAAGCTGCTGGGGCCGAAATTCAAGTTCGCACGGCATGGGCAGTGTGGCGCAGAAATCTCTGAGCTGCTGCCGCATACGGCGAAGCTGGCGGATGATCTCACCATCGTGCGATCCATGAAGACGGATGCCTTTAATCATGCGCCCGCGCAGATTTTGATGAGCACGGGCTCCATGCAGTTCGGGCGGCCCAGTTTTGGTGCCTGGACGCTGTATGGTCTGGGCACGGAGAATCAGGATCTGCCGGGCTACGTGGTGATGCAGTCCGGGCAAAAGGGGCCGAGCGGTGGACTCTCGAACTTCGGCTGCGGATTCCTGCCCACGGTGTATTCCGGCGTGCCGTTTCGCAGTGCGGGTGATCCAGTGCTCTTTCTGAGCAATCCCAAAGGCATCGACGAGGCCACGCAGCGAGACACGCTGGATGTGCTGAAGCAGCTCAATGAGGAAAAACTCGCGGCGACAGGTGATCCAGAGATCGCCACACGGATCAATAGCTTCGAGCTGGCCTATCGCATGCAAAAGACCGCTCCTGAGGTCATGGACATCTCCAAAGAGCCCAAGCACATCCTCGACATGTATGGTGCGAAGCCCGGTGAGGGCTCCTTTGCCAATAATTGCCTGCTCGCACGGCGCCTGATCGAGAGTGGTGTGCGCTTTGTGCAGCTCTTTCATGAAGCCTGGGATCATCATGGCGGCCTCGTGGGTGGGCTGAAGACACAGTGCCAGCTCACCGATCAGCCCGCCGCAGCGCTGGTGCGTGATCTGAAGCAGCGCGGCCTGCTGGAGGATACACTGGTCATCTGGGGCGGGGAATTCGGCCGCACACCGATGGTCCAGGGCGGCACGGATGGCCGTGATCATCATCCGAATTGCTTCAGCATGTGGTTCGCGGGTGGTGGCATGAAACCGGGGCTCACCTACGGCCAGAGTGATGAGTTCGGCTTCAATGTGACGCAGGATGCCGTGCATGTGCATGATCTACATGCCACGCTGCTGCACCTACTGGGCTTTGATCACACCAAGCTCAATCGGCGCTTCCAGGGGCTGGATATGCGGCTCACAGGTGTCGCCGGTGAGGTGGTGCCTGCGCTGCTGGCTTGA
- a CDS encoding c-type cytochrome — protein sequence MPEGLEVSVWATSPQLFNPVNMDIDHAGRVWVTEGVNYRRHSGRSREGDCVRVLQDTDGDGKCDSSHVFVREKALECPMGVAVFDNVVFVSNTPDLIKYTDVDRDLKFDPAVDKREIFLTGFEQPQHDHSLHAVYAGPDGRLYFSNGNCGALFSDKSGATFRIGGAYLNNDYTGEASDDGHVYVGGFTASIDPSGHRARILGYNYRNSFEGVRTSLGDMFLNDNDDPPACRVSHLIEGGSFGFFSRDGKRQWRADKRPGQTIPQAEWRQDDPGSIPPGDVYGGGAPTGMCFYENGALGEKWNGLLLSCETGRNVVFGYLPKPDGAGFKLERINFCTTNTTGVFKGSDFVGGAKNLSDERQTLFRPSDVCVGADGAIYITDWFDKRTGGHQDTDETCSGTIYRVAPKGFKPVHSKLDLATVAGQLDALQSPANNVRHVGFTRLKEAGDAVLPELVKIRDSNMDIHVAARAVWVMAQLGDRGLIATRSWLESDHATKRLVAIRAIRAATDDGIDIVASMASDASEAIRREVAVSLRDVPVAQSLPLLKNMARHLDTGDRSALEAWGIGCTGKEEEVWAAVKPAADWSDEFARITWRLHPAAAVPELQKRALNGKLTSAQRKLALDTLAFIPDISAARAMMAVAKDKNAPIHGDAMWWLIKRSTDEWSGFGIAAELKKEGIFDPDSAKLTAIVNPPAAAPAYSLADVLKLTGNAKNGAQLATRCVMCHQLGGQGVEFGPALDGWGRSQPTEIIAQAIMEPGKDIAHGFEGHEINTKDGITIHGMVLSEGDILIVRSMGGTTQFVPKSRVKNRRKLDQSLMLGAAQLGLSAQDVADITAFLRAAE from the coding sequence GTGCCCGAGGGGCTGGAAGTGAGCGTGTGGGCCACCTCGCCACAGCTTTTTAATCCGGTGAACATGGACATCGACCACGCAGGCCGCGTCTGGGTCACGGAAGGGGTGAACTACCGCCGCCACAGTGGGCGCAGCCGGGAAGGGGACTGCGTGCGGGTGCTGCAGGACACGGATGGTGATGGGAAGTGCGATAGCAGCCATGTTTTCGTGCGGGAGAAGGCGCTGGAGTGCCCGATGGGTGTCGCGGTCTTTGATAACGTGGTGTTTGTCTCCAATACACCGGACTTGATCAAGTACACGGATGTGGACCGCGATTTGAAATTCGATCCCGCTGTGGATAAGCGTGAGATTTTCCTCACCGGCTTTGAGCAGCCGCAGCATGATCACAGCCTGCATGCGGTGTATGCGGGGCCAGATGGCCGCCTGTATTTCAGCAATGGCAACTGTGGGGCACTCTTCAGTGATAAAAGCGGTGCGACCTTCCGCATCGGCGGCGCTTATCTGAACAATGACTACACGGGCGAGGCGAGCGATGACGGGCATGTCTATGTCGGTGGTTTCACGGCCAGTATCGACCCCAGTGGGCACCGTGCCCGCATCCTGGGCTACAATTACCGCAACAGCTTCGAAGGCGTGCGCACCAGCCTGGGGGACATGTTTCTCAATGACAATGATGATCCTCCTGCCTGCCGTGTGAGTCACCTCATCGAAGGCGGCAGCTTCGGCTTCTTCTCACGGGATGGGAAGCGTCAGTGGCGTGCGGATAAGCGGCCTGGACAGACCATTCCGCAAGCCGAGTGGCGTCAGGATGATCCAGGGAGCATCCCGCCCGGTGATGTGTATGGCGGTGGGGCACCCACAGGCATGTGTTTTTATGAAAATGGTGCTTTGGGCGAAAAATGGAACGGACTGCTCCTGAGCTGCGAAACCGGCCGAAACGTGGTTTTTGGCTACTTGCCGAAACCGGACGGTGCAGGCTTCAAACTGGAGCGAATCAACTTCTGCACCACCAACACCACCGGTGTCTTCAAAGGCAGTGATTTCGTCGGAGGAGCGAAAAACCTCTCGGATGAGCGACAGACGCTGTTCCGGCCCAGCGATGTGTGCGTGGGTGCCGATGGCGCGATTTACATCACGGATTGGTTCGATAAGCGCACGGGTGGCCACCAGGATACGGACGAGACATGCAGTGGGACCATTTACCGCGTGGCTCCGAAGGGCTTCAAGCCCGTGCACAGCAAGCTCGATCTCGCCACGGTGGCTGGGCAGCTCGATGCGCTGCAATCGCCCGCCAACAATGTGCGCCATGTCGGCTTCACCCGGCTGAAGGAGGCCGGAGATGCCGTGCTGCCCGAGCTGGTGAAGATCCGCGATAGCAACATGGACATCCATGTCGCTGCCCGTGCCGTGTGGGTCATGGCGCAGCTCGGTGATCGTGGCCTCATCGCCACGCGGAGCTGGCTGGAGTCCGATCATGCCACCAAGCGCCTCGTCGCCATCCGCGCGATCCGTGCGGCCACGGATGACGGCATCGACATCGTCGCGAGCATGGCCTCAGACGCCTCTGAGGCCATCCGCCGTGAAGTGGCCGTGTCGCTACGTGATGTGCCGGTGGCGCAGAGCCTGCCTTTGCTCAAAAACATGGCGCGGCATCTCGATACGGGAGATCGCTCTGCTCTGGAGGCATGGGGGATCGGCTGCACGGGCAAGGAAGAAGAGGTGTGGGCTGCTGTGAAGCCTGCGGCAGACTGGAGCGATGAATTTGCCCGCATCACCTGGCGGCTGCATCCTGCTGCGGCGGTGCCCGAGCTGCAAAAGCGTGCTCTCAATGGCAAGCTCACCTCCGCACAGCGGAAGCTGGCACTCGATACGCTGGCCTTCATCCCAGACATCTCCGCAGCCCGTGCCATGATGGCGGTGGCAAAGGATAAAAACGCTCCCATCCACGGAGATGCCATGTGGTGGCTCATCAAGCGCTCGACCGATGAGTGGAGCGGCTTTGGTATCGCCGCAGAGCTGAAGAAGGAAGGCATCTTTGACCCTGATAGCGCCAAGCTCACCGCCATCGTCAATCCACCTGCCGCTGCGCCTGCCTACTCGCTGGCAGATGTGCTGAAGCTCACTGGGAACGCGAAGAATGGTGCCCAGCTCGCCACACGCTGTGTGATGTGCCATCAGCTCGGTGGCCAGGGGGTGGAGTTCGGCCCGGCGCTGGATGGCTGGGGCCGCAGTCAGCCCACAGAGATCATCGCACAGGCCATCATGGAGCCGGGCAAGGACATCGCGCATGGCTTTGAAGGCCATGAAATCAATACGAAGGACGGGATCACCATCCACGGCATGGTTTTGAGCGAGGGGGACATCCTCATCGTGCGTAGCATGGGTGGCACCACCCAGTTCGTGCCGAAAAGCCGTGTGAAAAACCGCCGCAAGCTCGATCAGAGCCTCATGCTCGGAGCCGCACAGCTCGGGCTCAGTGCCCAGGATGTGGCGGACATCACCGCCTTTCTCCGTGCGGCTGAGTAA
- a CDS encoding DUF1501 domain-containing protein, with amino-acid sequence MKMHPNCQGNHLDLRSGASRRDFLYVGMAGSLGLTLPDMLRLQAAPVMPDVEKFKAVADSVIHIYLPGGMAQHESWDPKPFASPEYRGPFTPIKTSLPGEYVGEKFANIAKIMNKLTVIRSMTHGEAAHERGTHNMFTGYRPSPAIKFPSFGSVVSHELGIRNSLPPYVVVPNVSVPEQGTGYMSSAFGPFALGSDPADKGFTVRDLLSPKDIDQKRFDRRRSLLGTVDEHFKNAEKSDAINAMDSFYQSAYNLISSSQAREAFDLSKESDKLRDEYGRNTAGQRFLLARRLVEAGVRMVSVTYGGWDHHSNIKGAFEGQAPNFDQAFARLITDLSDRGMLKKTLVIVSSEFGRTPKINGTNGRDHWPRVFSVAMAGGGVKEGYIHGASDALGSEPDRDAVGPEDLAKTMYRLLSINSEKRIMSDGNRPIDIVNGGRIMTELLA; translated from the coding sequence ATGAAAATGCACCCCAACTGCCAGGGTAACCACCTGGACCTCCGTTCCGGCGCCAGCCGCCGTGACTTCCTCTATGTCGGTATGGCTGGCAGCCTCGGCCTCACCCTTCCAGACATGCTGCGCCTCCAGGCCGCCCCAGTGATGCCTGATGTGGAAAAATTCAAGGCCGTCGCTGACTCCGTCATCCACATCTATCTCCCTGGTGGCATGGCTCAGCACGAATCCTGGGACCCGAAGCCCTTTGCCTCCCCGGAATACCGCGGCCCTTTCACCCCGATCAAAACGAGCCTCCCAGGTGAATACGTCGGCGAAAAATTCGCCAACATCGCCAAGATCATGAACAAGCTCACCGTCATCCGCAGCATGACCCACGGTGAAGCCGCCCATGAACGTGGCACCCACAACATGTTCACCGGCTACCGCCCTAGCCCAGCGATCAAGTTCCCCAGCTTCGGCTCCGTGGTCAGCCACGAGCTCGGCATCCGTAACAGCCTGCCTCCCTACGTCGTCGTCCCGAACGTCTCCGTTCCTGAGCAGGGCACCGGCTACATGAGCAGCGCCTTCGGCCCCTTTGCCCTCGGCAGCGACCCCGCTGACAAAGGCTTCACCGTGCGTGACCTCCTCAGCCCCAAAGACATCGACCAAAAGCGCTTTGACCGCCGCCGCAGCCTCCTCGGCACCGTAGATGAGCACTTCAAAAACGCCGAGAAGTCCGACGCCATCAACGCCATGGACAGCTTCTACCAGAGTGCCTACAACCTCATCAGCAGCAGCCAGGCACGCGAAGCCTTCGATCTCAGCAAAGAATCCGACAAGCTGCGTGACGAATACGGCCGCAACACCGCCGGTCAGCGCTTCCTCCTCGCCCGCCGCCTCGTCGAAGCCGGCGTCCGCATGGTGAGCGTCACCTACGGTGGCTGGGATCACCACAGCAACATCAAAGGCGCTTTTGAGGGCCAGGCCCCGAACTTCGATCAGGCCTTCGCACGCCTCATCACCGACCTTTCGGACCGTGGCATGCTCAAGAAGACTCTCGTCATCGTCAGCTCCGAATTCGGCCGCACACCGAAGATCAACGGCACCAATGGTCGTGACCACTGGCCCCGCGTCTTCTCCGTCGCCATGGCGGGCGGTGGTGTCAAAGAAGGCTACATCCACGGTGCCTCCGACGCGCTCGGCTCTGAGCCAGACCGCGACGCCGTCGGCCCAGAAGACCTCGCCAAGACGATGTACCGCCTCCTCAGCATCAACAGTGAAAAGCGCATCATGTCCGACGGCAACCGCCCGATCGACATCGTCAATGGTGGCCGCATCATGACCGAGCTCCTCGCCTAA
- a CDS encoding sulfatase: MRFLAFLIASFFVSLTAQAAEQRPPNIVIIFMDDMGYADVGCFGAQGYQTPNIDALAATGRKFTNFHVAQPVCSASRCALLTGCYPNRVGIHGALGPSAKHGIHQDEMTIAELVKQKGYATAAVGKWHLGSLPQFLPVKHGFDEYYGIPYSNDMWPYHPQAKPGAYPKLPMVENDQIVDAEVTPEDQTHLTTDYTTRGVRFIEKNKDKPFFLYLAHSMVHVPLFVSEKFKGKSGKGLFGDVMMEVDWSVGQITEALKKNGLEDNTWVIFTSDNGPWLSYGDHAGSAGPLREGKGTCWEGGTRVAGIMKWPGKIPAGTTTDSMMMTIDVLPTIARVIEAPLPTHKIDGLDCWPIVSGQPEAKNPHDFYAFYYEQNQLQAITSGDGRWKLHLPHKYRSMQGVTEKATGGIPVLYKQQIIEKAELYDVYADISESRDLAAAQPEELARLQKHAEAIRAELGDSLMKMPKGSGTREAGQ; encoded by the coding sequence ATGCGTTTTCTAGCCTTCCTCATCGCTTCGTTTTTCGTCTCGCTCACCGCACAGGCAGCAGAGCAGCGTCCGCCGAACATCGTGATCATCTTCATGGATGACATGGGCTATGCAGATGTGGGCTGCTTTGGAGCCCAGGGCTATCAGACACCGAACATCGACGCCCTAGCCGCCACCGGGCGGAAATTCACCAATTTCCACGTCGCACAGCCAGTATGCAGCGCCTCCCGCTGCGCTTTGCTCACGGGTTGTTATCCGAACCGCGTCGGCATCCACGGCGCACTCGGGCCTAGTGCCAAACATGGCATCCACCAGGATGAAATGACCATCGCAGAGCTGGTGAAGCAAAAAGGCTACGCCACCGCCGCAGTCGGAAAATGGCATCTGGGCTCACTCCCGCAGTTTTTACCGGTAAAGCACGGTTTCGATGAGTACTACGGCATCCCTTACTCCAACGACATGTGGCCCTATCACCCGCAGGCGAAGCCTGGGGCCTATCCGAAGCTCCCCATGGTGGAAAACGACCAAATCGTCGATGCCGAGGTCACCCCCGAGGATCAGACCCATCTCACCACCGACTACACCACACGCGGCGTCCGTTTTATCGAGAAGAACAAAGACAAGCCCTTCTTCCTCTACCTCGCTCACAGCATGGTGCATGTGCCGCTCTTTGTGAGTGAGAAATTCAAAGGCAAATCCGGCAAAGGCCTCTTCGGCGACGTGATGATGGAGGTGGACTGGTCCGTCGGCCAAATCACGGAGGCGCTGAAGAAAAACGGCCTCGAAGACAACACCTGGGTCATCTTCACCTCGGATAATGGCCCATGGCTCAGCTATGGCGACCACGCAGGCAGCGCTGGCCCACTGCGTGAGGGCAAAGGCACCTGCTGGGAGGGCGGCACACGCGTCGCAGGCATCATGAAGTGGCCGGGCAAAATCCCCGCTGGCACCACCACCGATAGCATGATGATGACCATCGACGTGCTACCCACCATCGCCCGTGTGATCGAGGCTCCACTCCCCACCCACAAAATCGATGGCCTAGACTGCTGGCCCATCGTCAGCGGCCAGCCAGAGGCCAAGAATCCGCACGACTTCTATGCCTTTTACTACGAGCAAAATCAGCTCCAGGCCATCACCAGCGGCGATGGACGCTGGAAGCTGCATCTCCCCCACAAGTATCGTAGCATGCAGGGCGTCACCGAAAAGGCCACCGGCGGCATCCCCGTGCTCTACAAGCAGCAAATCATCGAAAAGGCCGAGCTCTACGATGTTTACGCCGACATCAGCGAATCACGCGATCTAGCCGCAGCGCAGCCAGAAGAACTCGCGCGGCTGCAAAAGCACGCAGAAGCGATCCGCGCCGAATTGGGCGATAGCCTGATGAAAATGCCAAAGGGCAGCGGCACGCGTGAAGCTGGGCAATAA
- a CDS encoding CBS domain-containing protein gives MKRNDPISHLMTRNVITVHHGDPVSKVRKLVREHGVHHIPVVNGDQLIGIISWSDVLRISFGDAFGTDERTVDATLDHTFTLEDVMKKSPVTLEETGTVRAAAEILAKSDFHSLPIVNGGKLVGMVTSTDLIRYLLEQI, from the coding sequence ATGAAACGCAACGACCCCATCAGCCACCTCATGACCCGCAATGTGATCACCGTTCATCACGGCGATCCTGTCTCCAAGGTGCGAAAACTCGTCCGTGAGCACGGCGTCCATCACATCCCCGTCGTCAATGGGGACCAGCTCATCGGCATCATCAGTTGGAGCGATGTGCTGCGCATCAGCTTTGGAGATGCCTTTGGCACCGATGAGCGCACAGTCGATGCCACGCTCGATCACACCTTCACGCTGGAGGATGTGATGAAGAAAAGCCCCGTGACCCTGGAAGAAACGGGCACCGTGCGTGCAGCAGCAGAAATCCTCGCAAAAAGTGACTTCCACTCCCTCCCCATCGTCAATGGTGGCAAGCTCGTCGGCATGGTCACCAGCACAGACTTGATCCGTTACTTGCTGGAGCAGATTTAA